One Gottschalkia purinilytica DNA segment encodes these proteins:
- the purH gene encoding bifunctional phosphoribosylaminoimidazolecarboxamide formyltransferase/IMP cyclohydrolase: MKRALISVSDKTGIVEFAKGLVKLGWEIISTGGTAKTLREEGINVIDVSDVTAFPECFDGRVKTLHPNIHGGLLALRDNNEHMNSMAKLDIKCIDMVVNNLYPFKETVLREDVTHTEIIENIDIGGPSMLRAAAKNYRFVTVIIDPKDYDEILQQLKHNGQVSEDTRLYLASKVFQYTSHYDTLISKYFNKITNIKFPDIISFTFEKKQELRYGENPHQEGAFYKEIEEISGTLADTVQLHGKELSFNNINDTNSALEILKEFDKPTVVAVKHGNPCGVGSSDTLELAFRKAYECDKVSIFGGIIAINREVDESTAKLINEIFIEIIVAPSYTIKALNILKSKKNIRILQMLQIDKNDYESYDLKKVLGGILVQDRDTMLLNENFKVVTDRNPTEKEIEDLLFAWKVAKHTKSNAIVLAKDNGTIAVGPGQVSRIWSLENAIKQGGQNVKGSVLASDAFFPFSDCVEEAFKAGITAIIQPGGSVNDELSIKAANKHSIAMIFTGIRHFKH, translated from the coding sequence ATGAAAAGAGCCTTAATAAGTGTTTCGGACAAAACAGGGATAGTAGAATTTGCTAAAGGATTGGTAAAGTTAGGATGGGAAATTATATCTACTGGTGGAACAGCTAAAACCCTCAGAGAAGAAGGTATAAATGTAATAGATGTTTCAGATGTGACTGCATTCCCAGAATGTTTTGATGGGAGAGTAAAGACTTTGCATCCCAATATACATGGAGGACTTTTAGCACTGAGAGATAACAATGAACATATGAATTCAATGGCTAAGTTAGACATAAAGTGTATAGATATGGTTGTAAATAATCTCTATCCTTTTAAAGAAACAGTATTAAGAGAAGATGTTACTCACACAGAGATAATAGAAAATATAGACATAGGTGGTCCTTCTATGTTAAGAGCCGCTGCAAAAAATTATAGATTTGTTACAGTTATAATTGATCCTAAAGATTATGATGAAATTTTGCAGCAATTAAAACATAATGGACAAGTATCAGAAGATACAAGATTATATCTTGCTAGTAAAGTATTTCAGTATACTAGTCATTATGATACGCTTATATCTAAGTATTTTAACAAAATTACTAATATTAAATTTCCAGACATAATATCTTTTACATTTGAGAAAAAGCAGGAATTAAGATATGGAGAGAATCCTCATCAAGAGGGAGCTTTCTATAAAGAAATAGAAGAGATATCAGGAACTCTTGCAGATACTGTACAATTACATGGAAAAGAGCTTTCTTTTAATAATATAAATGATACTAATAGTGCTTTAGAGATTCTGAAAGAATTTGATAAACCTACTGTTGTAGCAGTAAAACATGGTAATCCTTGTGGTGTAGGAAGTAGTGATACTTTAGAATTGGCTTTTAGAAAAGCATATGAGTGTGATAAAGTATCTATATTTGGAGGAATAATTGCTATAAATAGAGAAGTTGATGAATCCACTGCAAAACTTATAAATGAAATATTTATAGAAATAATAGTGGCACCTTCATATACTATTAAGGCATTAAACATTCTTAAATCTAAAAAAAATATTAGGATATTACAAATGCTACAAATAGATAAAAATGATTATGAAAGTTATGACTTAAAGAAGGTACTAGGTGGAATATTAGTACAAGATAGAGATACAATGTTACTTAATGAGAACTTTAAAGTAGTAACAGATAGAAATCCTACAGAAAAAGAAATAGAAGATTTATTATTTGCATGGAAGGTTGCTAAGCATACTAAGTCAAATGCGATAGTATTAGCTAAAGATAATGGAACAATAGCAGTTGGGCCAGGACAAGTAAGTAGAATATGGTCATTAGAAAATGCTATAAAGCAAGGAGGACAAAATGTAAAAGGAAGTGTGTTAGCTTCAGATGCATTTTTTCCATTTTCAGATTGCGTAGAAGAAGCATTTAAGGCTGGTATAACCGCAATTATACAACCTGGAGGTTCTGTAAATGATGAACTATCTATAAAAGCTGCTAATAAGCATAGTATAGCAATGATTTTTACAGGTATAAGGCATTTTAAACATTAA
- a CDS encoding ATP-binding protein has product MSNVFTKSILNKVNTNINYKKSKTYYLILLFIILFSIYLSKINFTSFHMMIETITGFVGVMMFVISLSTFNVKDESPFINFIGTFYGFVSIFNLMSGIKLYKSDLVYKEIVDIHVPISIISGCIKGLVILAFILFVEKYKDNESQLFNFKNLSLVSKIYLIIFGLFTMDIFIWETIPRFFIRNKEILLLKILNQYGILIIFSISLLVLHQKKDRFNKRNFTYLKLSIISQILGEISLILGRLSMLPYNQDNLLSLTMTHIFRFISIMFIYKILLYENIIEPYKHLNAEIVQRKKAQLDLGKKTNILNSILESTNNGIIVLNLRREVIHFNKSFIDMFDIKGSVPSVIKEEKMLEFINTKFVYPDDVIERIEDIYNFKVEINNTIQLKNGKTIEVVLTPFVLDGEKSGCIFSFRDITQSKMFERELEKSTELYRKLLELLPDAVYVQKREHIIITNKKGLELSQKENIYKLSEIPYEDVFKISYEHRKTVKERIAKLLTEETSVEFLEQQIILDKNISIDVEVAASSFKHEDDHYIVTVIRDISERRKAEKLEEQVEIKEKLLKEIQEYDNLKTQFFTTISHELKTPLNVILGAVQLLESTKEDIMISNNIETVNKYLKMMKQNCYRLLRLIRNLIDITKADTGFLIMNTQNCNIVNIVEEVTLSVADFIKSKGINLVFDTEIEEKVIACDIEKVERILLNLLSNAIKFTEENGEINVNIYDKEDFIVISVKDTGIGIQDDMKDKIFDRFRQVDTSLTRKTEGSGIGLSIVKSMIELHGGNIKVESEFGKGSEFIIELPVKTMTDNTSEEVDHVTDKNVEMINVEFSDIYF; this is encoded by the coding sequence ATGAGTAATGTTTTCACTAAGTCAATCTTAAATAAAGTAAACACTAATATTAATTATAAAAAAAGTAAGACATATTATCTAATACTACTATTTATCATTTTATTTAGCATTTATTTAAGTAAGATAAACTTTACTTCTTTTCATATGATGATAGAAACTATAACAGGGTTTGTAGGGGTAATGATGTTTGTAATTTCATTAAGTACTTTTAATGTGAAAGATGAATCTCCTTTTATAAACTTTATAGGAACTTTTTATGGATTCGTATCTATATTTAACTTAATGAGTGGGATCAAATTATATAAGTCAGATTTAGTATATAAGGAAATAGTTGATATTCATGTACCAATTTCTATTATTAGTGGATGTATAAAAGGCTTAGTAATTTTAGCGTTTATATTATTTGTAGAAAAGTATAAAGATAATGAGAGTCAATTATTTAACTTTAAGAATTTAAGTTTAGTATCCAAAATTTATCTAATTATATTTGGACTATTTACGATGGATATATTTATTTGGGAGACAATACCTAGATTTTTTATTAGAAATAAAGAAATATTACTATTAAAAATACTAAATCAATATGGAATACTGATAATATTTTCTATTTCACTATTAGTTTTACACCAAAAGAAAGATAGATTTAATAAAAGGAATTTTACATATCTTAAACTATCTATAATATCCCAAATTTTGGGAGAGATATCTTTAATACTAGGAAGATTATCCATGCTTCCTTATAATCAAGATAACTTATTGTCCCTTACAATGACACATATCTTTAGATTTATTTCCATTATGTTTATATATAAAATTTTATTATACGAAAATATTATAGAGCCATATAAACACTTAAATGCTGAAATTGTTCAAAGAAAAAAGGCCCAATTAGATCTTGGAAAGAAGACTAATATACTAAATTCGATATTAGAATCTACTAATAATGGAATAATAGTTTTAAATCTAAGAAGAGAAGTTATACATTTTAACAAGTCTTTTATTGATATGTTTGATATTAAGGGAAGTGTACCGTCAGTAATAAAAGAAGAGAAAATGCTTGAATTTATTAATACAAAATTTGTATATCCTGATGATGTTATTGAAAGGATAGAAGATATATACAATTTTAAAGTAGAAATAAATAATACAATTCAACTTAAAAATGGTAAAACAATAGAAGTTGTATTAACTCCTTTTGTTTTGGATGGAGAAAAAAGTGGATGTATATTTAGCTTTAGAGATATAACACAAAGCAAGATGTTTGAAAGAGAACTAGAAAAAAGTACTGAATTATATAGAAAGCTTTTAGAGTTATTACCAGATGCAGTTTATGTTCAAAAAAGAGAGCATATAATAATCACTAATAAGAAAGGATTAGAACTATCACAGAAAGAGAACATATATAAGTTAAGTGAAATCCCTTATGAAGACGTCTTTAAAATCTCTTATGAACATAGAAAAACCGTAAAAGAAAGAATAGCTAAGTTATTAACTGAAGAAACTTCTGTAGAATTTTTAGAACAACAGATTATACTAGATAAAAATATTTCTATAGATGTAGAAGTGGCGGCTTCATCTTTTAAACATGAAGATGACCATTATATAGTAACTGTTATACGTGATATATCAGAAAGAAGAAAAGCTGAGAAGTTAGAAGAACAAGTTGAAATAAAAGAAAAACTATTAAAAGAAATACAGGAATATGATAATTTAAAGACACAATTTTTTACTACTATATCTCATGAATTAAAAACACCTCTAAATGTTATACTCGGAGCTGTACAGCTGTTAGAATCTACTAAAGAAGATATAATGATTTCTAACAATATTGAAACCGTTAACAAGTATTTGAAAATGATGAAACAGAATTGCTATAGACTCCTTAGACTTATAAGGAATCTAATAGATATCACTAAGGCAGATACAGGTTTTTTAATAATGAATACTCAAAATTGTAACATAGTAAATATAGTAGAGGAAGTAACCCTTTCAGTTGCAGATTTTATTAAAAGCAAAGGAATAAACTTAGTATTTGATACTGAAATAGAAGAAAAAGTTATAGCTTGTGATATAGAAAAAGTTGAAAGAATTTTACTGAATTTGCTTTCTAATGCTATAAAGTTTACTGAAGAAAATGGTGAAATAAATGTAAATATATATGATAAAGAAGATTTCATAGTTATATCAGTTAAAGACACAGGAATAGGTATACAAGATGATATGAAAGATAAGATATTTGACAGATTCAGACAAGTTGATACTTCATTAACAAGAAAAACAGAAGGCAGTGGAATAGGGTTATCTATAGTTAAGTCTATGATAGAACTTCACGGCGGTAATATAAAAGTAGAAAGTGAGTTTGGAAAAGGAAGTGAGTTTATAATAGAACTTCCTGTAAAAACAATGACTGATAATACTTCAGAAGAAGTGGATCATGTAACGGATAAAAATGTTGAGATGATAAATGTAGAATTTTCGGATATATATTTTTAG
- a CDS encoding MASE3 domain-containing protein has product MNNLVSEKLTGDINCKKNMLNFLIFLVTVVISFYLSKINFTLFHTIIEIICAFVGFMIFMIAMNTIKVSGRSLYINFLGISYGFIAVFDLMNGLTVPKLGLFPTETLDMSIRMAIIARYMESFAIILSLLLIKRDKNEQINLFKIKNLNRVALVYLFISSIFIIDIFTWNIFPKTFIQGIGITQSKIINEYIVSIIFFISLIILYKKKNYFSKKILVYFSLSIVTTILGELSMTIYNESDLFSIAVGHVFRLISFIFIYRVLIEENVMEPYRLLNSEIIERKKAQLDLSKKTNILNSILESTNDGIIVLNRKKEIIHFNKKFINLFDIDWELRKVTDDKRTVEFINEKFLEPSHVIDKMKNIYDYENGIPDIIKLKNGKILEASLSSFVMNGEKDGYIFSFKDVTQKKIIEKELDKNNELYKKLLELLPDAVYVEKDENIIIANKKGIELSKFETMSELNRTHPNKAFKVPHEDEELAKKTRDKLSREETFIGFGEQKIILRDGTTRDVEIGASSFNYEDDHYILTIMRDISERKKAQELEVQIEIKERLLSEIQEYDNLKTQFFTTISHELKTPLNVILGTVQLLESTKENIIFSNNIKVMNKYLKMMRQNCYRLLRLIGNLIDITKVDAGFLTMNIKNYNIVSVIEETTLSVADFIKSKGIRLVFDTEIEEKIIACDAEKFERVLLNLLSNAIKFTGENGEISVNVYNKKDSIVISVKDTGIGIPDDMKDKIFERFRQVDTSLRRKAEGSGIGLSIVKSIIELHGGSIKVKSELEKGSEFIIELPTNTVYNDVQYEVNDTSDTNVEMIKIEFSDIYL; this is encoded by the coding sequence TTGAATAATTTAGTTTCAGAGAAGTTAACGGGTGATATTAACTGTAAAAAAAATATGTTAAATTTTTTGATATTCTTGGTTACTGTTGTAATTAGTTTTTATTTAAGTAAAATAAATTTTACACTTTTTCATACTATTATAGAAATTATTTGTGCATTTGTAGGATTTATGATATTTATGATTGCAATGAATACTATTAAAGTAAGTGGAAGGAGTTTATACATTAATTTTTTAGGAATTTCTTATGGATTTATTGCAGTATTTGACTTAATGAATGGATTAACAGTGCCTAAATTAGGTTTATTTCCTACAGAAACATTAGATATGTCTATAAGAATGGCTATTATTGCTAGGTATATGGAGAGTTTTGCTATTATTCTTTCGCTATTACTTATAAAGAGGGATAAGAATGAGCAAATTAATTTATTTAAAATTAAAAATCTAAATAGAGTAGCTTTAGTTTATTTATTTATCTCAAGTATTTTTATAATAGATATTTTTACTTGGAATATATTTCCTAAGACTTTTATTCAAGGAATAGGAATAACACAATCTAAAATTATAAATGAATATATTGTATCAATAATATTTTTTATTTCATTAATAATTTTATACAAGAAGAAAAACTATTTTAGTAAAAAGATTTTAGTATATTTTAGTTTATCTATAGTGACTACAATATTAGGGGAATTATCAATGACTATATATAATGAAAGTGATTTATTCTCTATTGCAGTTGGACATGTTTTTAGACTTATATCTTTTATATTTATATATAGGGTTTTAATAGAGGAAAACGTTATGGAGCCGTATAGATTATTAAATTCTGAAATTATAGAGAGAAAAAAAGCTCAATTAGATCTTAGTAAGAAAACGAATATACTAAATTCAATACTAGAATCAACAAACGATGGGATTATAGTACTTAATCGTAAAAAAGAAATTATACATTTTAATAAAAAGTTTATTAATTTATTCGATATTGACTGGGAGTTACGAAAGGTAACAGATGATAAAAGAACTGTTGAATTTATTAATGAAAAGTTTTTAGAACCAAGTCATGTTATTGATAAGATGAAAAATATATATGATTATGAGAATGGAATACCTGACATTATCAAACTTAAAAACGGTAAGATATTAGAGGCTTCGTTAAGTTCATTTGTTATGAATGGAGAGAAAGATGGATATATATTTAGTTTTAAAGATGTGACACAGAAAAAAATAATTGAAAAAGAATTAGATAAAAATAATGAGTTATATAAAAAACTATTAGAACTATTACCAGATGCAGTATATGTAGAAAAGGATGAAAACATAATAATTGCAAACAAAAAAGGTATAGAATTATCAAAGTTTGAAACTATGAGTGAACTTAATCGTACTCATCCTAATAAAGCTTTTAAAGTTCCTCATGAAGATGAAGAGTTAGCAAAAAAAACAAGAGATAAACTATCAAGAGAAGAAACTTTTATAGGATTTGGAGAACAAAAAATTATATTAAGAGATGGTACTACTAGAGATGTGGAAATAGGGGCTTCATCTTTTAACTATGAAGATGATCATTATATACTTACTATTATGCGTGATATATCTGAAAGAAAAAAGGCTCAGGAGTTAGAAGTGCAAATAGAAATAAAAGAGAGATTATTAAGTGAAATACAGGAATATGATAATTTAAAGACACAGTTCTTTACTACTATATCTCATGAACTAAAAACACCTTTAAATGTTATACTTGGTACTGTACAGTTATTAGAATCAACTAAAGAAAATATAATTTTTTCTAATAATATAAAAGTCATGAATAAATACTTAAAAATGATGAGGCAAAACTGCTATAGACTGCTTAGACTTATAGGAAATTTGATAGATATAACAAAGGTAGATGCAGGATTTTTGACAATGAATATTAAAAACTACAATATAGTTAGTGTAATAGAAGAAACTACTCTTTCAGTTGCAGATTTCATTAAAAGTAAAGGAATAAGGTTGGTGTTTGATACAGAAATAGAAGAAAAAATTATAGCTTGTGATGCAGAAAAGTTTGAGAGAGTTTTATTAAACTTACTTTCTAATGCTATAAAATTTACAGGAGAGAATGGTGAAATCAGTGTGAATGTCTATAATAAAAAAGATTCTATAGTTATATCAGTTAAAGACACAGGAATAGGTATACCAGATGACATGAAAGATAAGATATTTGAAAGATTTAGACAAGTTGATACTTCCTTAAGAAGAAAAGCAGAAGGTAGCGGAATAGGTCTATCTATAGTTAAGTCCATAATAGAGCTTCATGGTGGGTCTATAAAAGTGAAAAGTGAACTTGAAAAAGGAAGCGAGTTTATAATAGAACTTCCTACAAATACAGTATATAATGATGTCCAGTACGAAGTAAATGATACATCAGATACAAATGTTGAAATGATAAAAATTGAGTTTTCAGATATATATCTGTAG
- a CDS encoding ATP-binding protein, with protein sequence MDNIYASTTLDQKKSDISIKKNRAYFILLLYFVAFSMYLGKTSFVSFHTMMETICAFIGSMMFAIVLSTFKMRNESSYINFLGISYGFVSIFNMINGLKLYNTYLTYKRSLDVYISLYIISKWIYVLLLFTSLILIQKDNQNKLFKTKNLNLIAKIYLAISVILMMDIFVWETMTKFFIKHNLVDLFKTLDEYIMLSILSLSLITLHKKAYAFNKKTFRYLKLSMLITILGELLIILGRLFIVPYTQNNLLAVGAFNACKLISIVLICKTLIDENIIHPYKLLNCEINERKKAQLDLGKKTNILDSILESTNNGIIVLNLKKEVIHFNKAFIDMFDIKGSIPSVIKEEKMFEFINKKLLYPEDVIERIEDIYNLKIEINDIIQLKNGKTIEVVLTSFVLDGEKNGCIFNFRDITQSKMFERELEKSTELYRKLLELLPDAVYVQKGEHIIITNKKGLELSQKENIYELALAPHDKLFEVPRRYSNIIDKRMDKLLTEETSVEFLEQQLILDKNIAIDVEVAATSFIHESDHYIVTVMRDISERKKAEKLEEQVEIKERLLKEIQEYDDLKTQFFTTISHELKTPLNVILGGIQLIESTKEDIIFSNNIKIMDKYLRMMKQNCYRLLRLISNLIDITRADAGFLTINTKNCNVVNIVEEVTLSVAEFIKIKGINLVFDTEIEEKVIACDEEKLERILLNLLSNAIKFTKADGEINVNIYDRKEYIVISVKDTGIGIPDDMQDKIFERFRQVDTSLRREAEGSGIGLSIVKSIVELHGGNIKVKSTLGKGSEFIIELPVKMIDSDFKCKTDDMSDKNVEMLNVEFSDIYL encoded by the coding sequence ATGGATAATATTTATGCTAGTACAACTTTAGATCAAAAAAAATCTGATATTAGTATTAAAAAAAATAGAGCTTATTTTATATTATTATTATATTTTGTTGCTTTTAGTATGTATTTAGGTAAGACAAGTTTCGTATCTTTTCACACTATGATGGAAACTATTTGCGCGTTTATTGGATCAATGATGTTTGCAATTGTATTAAGTACTTTTAAGATGAGAAATGAGTCTTCATATATAAACTTTTTAGGAATATCATATGGATTTGTATCTATATTCAATATGATTAATGGACTTAAATTGTACAATACATACTTAACTTATAAGAGATCATTAGATGTATACATATCACTATATATTATTTCTAAATGGATTTATGTATTACTGCTTTTTACTTCACTAATACTTATACAAAAAGATAATCAAAATAAATTATTTAAAACTAAGAATTTAAATCTGATAGCCAAAATTTATTTGGCTATATCTGTAATACTTATGATGGATATATTTGTTTGGGAGACAATGACTAAATTTTTTATTAAGCATAACTTAGTAGATTTATTTAAAACACTAGATGAATATATTATGTTGTCTATATTGTCCTTATCCTTAATTACTTTACACAAAAAGGCATATGCATTCAATAAAAAGACTTTTAGATATTTAAAACTATCAATGCTGATTACAATTCTAGGTGAGTTATTAATAATATTAGGAAGGCTATTTATAGTTCCTTATACTCAAAATAACTTATTAGCTGTTGGAGCTTTTAATGCATGTAAGCTGATTTCTATTGTACTTATATGTAAAACTTTAATAGATGAAAATATTATACATCCGTATAAATTATTAAATTGTGAAATTAATGAAAGAAAAAAGGCCCAATTAGATCTTGGAAAGAAAACTAATATACTAGATTCAATATTAGAATCTACAAATAATGGGATAATAGTTTTAAATCTAAAAAAAGAAGTTATACATTTTAACAAGGCCTTTATTGATATGTTTGATATTAAGGGAAGTATACCGTCGGTAATAAAAGAAGAAAAAATGTTTGAATTTATTAATAAAAAGCTTCTATATCCTGAGGATGTTATTGAAAGGATAGAAGATATATACAATCTTAAAATAGAAATAAATGATATAATTCAACTTAAAAATGGTAAAACAATAGAAGTTGTATTAACTTCTTTTGTCTTGGATGGAGAAAAAAATGGATGTATATTTAACTTTAGGGATATAACGCAAAGTAAGATGTTCGAAAGAGAACTAGAAAAAAGTACTGAGTTATATAGAAAGCTTTTAGAATTATTACCAGACGCAGTTTATGTTCAAAAAGGTGAACATATAATAATCACTAATAAGAAAGGATTAGAGTTATCACAAAAAGAGAATATATATGAATTAGCCTTAGCTCCTCATGACAAACTTTTTGAAGTTCCTCGTAGATATAGTAATATTATAGATAAAAGGATGGACAAGTTGTTAACTGAGGAAACTTCTGTAGAGTTTTTAGAACAGCAACTTATATTAGATAAAAATATTGCCATAGACGTAGAAGTAGCAGCAACATCGTTTATTCATGAAAGTGATCATTATATAGTAACTGTTATGCGTGATATATCAGAAAGAAAAAAAGCTGAGAAACTAGAAGAACAAGTTGAAATAAAAGAGAGATTATTAAAAGAAATACAAGAGTATGATGATTTAAAAACTCAATTTTTCACTACAATATCACATGAGTTAAAAACACCTTTAAATGTTATACTTGGAGGCATACAGTTAATTGAATCTACTAAAGAAGATATAATTTTTTCTAATAACATTAAAATTATGGATAAATACTTAAGGATGATGAAACAAAATTGTTATAGACTTCTTAGACTTATAAGTAATTTAATAGATATTACAAGAGCAGATGCAGGTTTTTTAACAATAAATACTAAAAATTGTAATGTAGTAAATATAGTAGAGGAAGTAACTCTTTCAGTTGCAGAGTTTATTAAAATCAAAGGAATAAATTTAGTGTTTGATACAGAAATAGAAGAAAAAGTTATAGCTTGTGATGAAGAGAAGCTTGAAAGAATCCTATTAAACTTACTTTCTAATGCCATAAAATTTACAAAAGCAGATGGTGAAATAAATGTAAATATATATGACAGAAAAGAATATATAGTTATATCAGTTAAAGATACAGGAATAGGTATACCAGATGATATGCAAGATAAAATATTTGAAAGATTTAGGCAAGTTGATACTTCGTTAAGAAGGGAAGCAGAAGGCAGTGGAATAGGGTTGTCTATAGTTAAGTCTATAGTTGAGCTTCATGGCGGAAATATAAAGGTTAAAAGTACACTTGGTAAAGGAAGTGAGTTTATAATAGAACTTCCTGTAAAAATGATAGATAGTGATTTTAAATGTAAAACGGATGACATGTCAGATAAAAATGTTGAAATGTTAAATGTAGAATTTTCTGATATATATCTTTAA